The following proteins come from a genomic window of Trifolium pratense cultivar HEN17-A07 linkage group LG4, ARS_RC_1.1, whole genome shotgun sequence:
- the LOC123922940 gene encoding wall-associated receptor kinase 2-like, with protein MYPLIMLVAFFLLVEAVASDEPQQALPGCNNTCGDILVPYPFGMGHSTTQDNTPCYMDSKFELKCIKSKLTYGKMIPVLDINPQSQMVMKFFVSRVCTNSSSSNNTEEANEPLLNVSSFTISSTENKFITVSCDGYGILNSNFKNATYSIGCLTRCHNYDHKMVIGNNTGKCTGLGCCQVDIPPLMKNITIQTFKFPTETTTQEDCSYSFIAKQGSYNFSVDHINNLTNQTFPMVVNWAVTNESCQIAKTTDSYACRENSECVDNDPDYEGYRCKCLEGFEGNPYLPGGCTDIDECAKNLHGCKNSANCINTAGNYTCFCPLGQTGDGTKEGGCKLPDRKAYLYVIGAILFLVNVWIIYSLYQKRKHTKLKGKFFRKNGGSILEQKLLQRKDSSSKIANIFKESELTKATNNYDESLIIGRGSFGTVFKGELEDNRIVAIKMSKTIDESQIEQFINEVDVVSQINHRNVVKLLGCCLETEVPLLVYEFVSNGTLSDFIHKDKLNNPTWKIRLKIATEVAGALSYLHSAASIPIIHRDVKSANILLDGTNTAKVSDFGASKLVPLDQSEIATMVKGTIGYLQKIRLFAAGF; from the exons ATGTATCCATTAATAATGCTTGTTGCATTCTTCCTGTTGGTAGAAGCAGTTGCATCTGATGAACCCCAACAAGCCCTACCAGGCTGCAATAACACTTGTGGAGATATACTAGTTCCATATCCATTTGGCATGGGACATTCAACAACACAAGATAATACACCCTGTTACATGGATTCTAAATTTGAGCTCAAATgcataaaatcaaaattaaccTATGGTAAAATGATCCCAGTCCTAGACATAAATCCCCAAAGTCAAATGGTAATGAAATTTTTCGTCTCACGCGTCTGTACTAacagtagtagtagtaataatactGAAGAAGCGAATGAACCTCTTCTCAACGTTTCTTCTTTCACAATTTCAAGCACGGAAAACAAATTCATAACCGTTAGTTGCGACGGTTATGGAATTCTCAACAGTAATTTCAAGAATGCAACTTATTCAATAGGGTGCTTAACAAGATGTCATAATTATGACCATAAAATGGTAATTGGGAATAACACTGGAAAATGCACAGGTTTAGGGTGTTGCCAAGTGGATATTCCTCCACTTATGAAAAATATCACTATACAAACATTTAAATTCCCAACAGAAACAACCACCCAGGAAGATTGTAGCTATTCCTTTATTGCAAAACAAGGATCCTATAATTTTTCTGTAGACCATATAAATAATCTAACTAATCAAACTTTTCCCATGGTTGTTAACTGGGCCGTTACAAATGAATCATGTCAAATAGCAAAAACTACAGATAGCTATGCCTGCAGGGAAAATAGTGAATGTGTCGATAATGATCCAGATTATGAAGGTTACAGATGCAAGTGTTTGGAAGGTTTTGAAGGAAATCCATACCTTCCTGGAGGCTGCACAG ACATTGACGAATGTGCAAAAAATTTACATGGATGCAAAAATAGCGCAAATTGCATCAACACTGCTGGGAATTACACTTGTTTCTGTCCTTTGGGGCAAACCGGTGATGGAACAAAGGAAGGAGGGTGCAAACTACCTGATAGAAAAGCATATTTATATGTTATTG GAGCAATACTTTTTCTTGTTAATGTGTGGATAATTTACTCCTTATACCAAAAGAGGAAACATACCAAATTGAAAGGGAAATTCTTTAGGAAGAATGGAGGTTCTATTTTGGAACAGAAACTTCTCCAAAGAAAAGACTCGTCATCTAAAATAGCTAATATTTTCAAAGAAAGTGAGCTAACGAAAGCCACTAACAACTATGATGAGAGCTTAATCATAGGTAGAGGAAGTTTTGGTACAGTTTTCAAAGGGGAACTAGAAGATAATAGAATTGTTGCTATCAAAATGTCGAAAACAATAGATGAAAGCCAAATTGAGCAATTCATTAATGAGGTGGATGTTGTCTCCCAAATAAATCACAGGAATGTGGTTAAACTCTTGGGGTGTTGTCTAGAAACAGAAGTTCCTTTGTTGGTTTACGAATTCGTCAGCAATGGTACTCTTTCTGATTTTATACAcaaagataaattgaataatCCAACTTGGAAGATTCGTCTTAAGATAGCAACAGAGGTAGCTGGAGCTTTGTCATATCTACATTCAGCTGCTTCAATACCCATTATCCACAGAGATGTCAAGAGTGCTAACATTCTCTTAGATGGAACCAACACTGCCAAAGTATCTGATTTTGGAGCTTCAAAATTAGTACCACTTGACCAATCTGAAATAGCCACAATGGTGAAAGGAACTATTGGCTACTTACAAAAAATTCGCCTGTTTGCGGCGGGTTTTTAG
- the LOC123922941 gene encoding uncharacterized protein LOC123922941: MYKFLTPQTRSVVRDHLLYKPFPKNYVIWTLHGEKRVPESSRNEDFVQEASHSENLIETMVNDAFGNYRQDAANLDESDPIDTGEGTSDNGSGFREFLNDGSQILQEGSKYTKLEFLIKLYHIKVLCGLSDKAMTMILDLLRDAFEQAKLPHSLYEAKKTIKKLGLDYTKIDACPNDCMLYLRDDEKELQACKYCGTSRWNPMKKKKQAAKVLRYFPLKPRLQRLFMCSKTAEHMKWHASDTNKDGLIRHPRDGEAWKTFNLKHPEFASDHRNVRLGLASDGFNPFGTMSSRYSIWPVFLIPYNIPPWMCMKHTSFILSMIIPGEKAPGNHIDVYLQPLVNELKELWNDGVETFDASMNERFRMRAALIWTISDFPGLANLSGWNTHTGFACPTCNIDTEPRRLHKSKKWCFMGHRRFLSRNRRFRLNRVRFDGSIEERNPPLKRSGSDILSQLEDDGATFVRRETLDVRGKRKKQEPKKWNKRSIFFELPYWEYNLLRHNLDFMHIEKNVCDNVLYTLLHDKSKSKDNLNARKDLIDMDIRHDLWPDEKGRYRLAVFSLTRDTKRLFLNTLKNVRVPDGYSSNISRCVDEVQQKIFGLKSHDCHVIMEQLLPLAIRNLLPNHVTKVLVEFCSFFRVLCGKSLNLSDLEKLQDRVVITLCHLEMLFPPSFFTVMVHLTVHLTEEAKLGGPVHYRYMYPIERELGHFKSFVRNKAQPEGSIAEGYLAEESLTFCSRYIEDIETRFNRPRRVCDDLNEDESSSASSIFPRLGKPVGASSMFTLTQMQKLQVHRYVLLNCAAVTPFVDEFREFIKRSSRSRRPSATEIEKRVNKEFVGWFQRLILKPEIVTTMSADLQFLARGPLDKARRFTAYNINGFKFRTLAREEGLKTQNSGVFFNIQHILCFK, encoded by the exons ATGTACAAGTTTTTGACACCGCAAACTAGGAGTGTAGTTAGGGATCATTTACTTTACAAACCTTTCCCTAAAAACTATGTCATATGGACTCTTCATGGTGAGAAAAGAGTTCCAGAGTCTTCTAGAAATGAAGACTTTGTGCAAGAAGCATCTCATTCAGAAAATCTGATTGAAACAATGGTCAATGATGCGTTTGGTAACTATAGGCAAGATGCAGCTAATTTAGATGAATCAGACCCGATAGACACAGGGGAAGGGACAAGCGATAATGGTAGTGGTTTTCGTGAGTTTCTCAATGATGGGAGTCAAATATTGCAAGAAGGAAGCAAGTACACAAAACTTGAATTCTTAATcaaattatatcatataaagGTCTTGTGTGGATTAAGTGACAAAGCAATGACTATGATATTAGATTTGTTGAGAGATGCATTTGAACAAGCAAAGTTACCTCATTCACTTTACGAGGCAAAGAAAACCATCAAAAAGCTTGGTCTTGATTATACCAAGATAGATGCATGTCCAAATGACTGCATGTTATATTTGAGAGACGACGAAAAAGAATTGCAAGCATGCAAGTATTGTGGAACATCTCGGTGGAATcccatgaagaagaagaagcaagcTGCAAAGGTACTACGTTACTTTCCACTAAAACCAAGATTGCAAAGATTGTTTATGTGCTCTAAGACCGCAGAACATATGAAATGGCATGCTTCAGACACTAACAAGGATGGGCTAATAAGGCATCCAAGGGATGGTGAGGCATGGAAGACATTTAATTTGAAGCATCCTGAATTTGCCTCTGATCATCGAAATGTTCGTTTGGGCCTTGCTAGTGATGGTTTTAACCCTTTTGGGACCATGAGTTCGAGGTATAGCATATGGCCAGTGTTCTTGATTCCATATAATATCCCTCCTTGGATGTGTATGAAACACACTTCATTCATCTTATCAATGATCATTCCCGGAGAGAAGGCACCCGGAAATCATATTGATGTTTACTTACAACCCCTTGTGAATGAATTAAAGGAGCTATGGAATGATGGTGTGGAAACATTTGATGCATCGATGAATGAAAGATTTAGAATGCGGGCGGCTCTTATATGGACAATTAGTGACTTTCCCGGTCTAGCTAATTTGTCTGGTTGGAACACGCATACAGGTTTTGCTTGCCCAACTTGTAATATAGATACAGAGCCTCGTCGTCTCCATAAGAGTAAAAAGTGGTGTTTTATGGGTCACCGGCGTTTTTTGAGCAGAAATCGTAGATTTAGATTGAACCGTGTTCGCTTTGACGGAAGCATAGAGGAACGAAATCCACCATTAAAAAGATCTGGATCTGACATTTTAAGCCAATTGGAAGATGATGGTGCTACATTTGTGAGAAGAGAAACATTGGATGTTAGGGGTAAGAGAAAGAAACAAGAACCTAAGAAATGGAATAAAAGAAGTATATTCTTTGAATTACCATATTGGGAGTATAATTTGTTGCGTCATAATCTAGATTTTATGCATATTGAAAAGAATGTATGTGACAATGTCTTGTATACTTTGCTCCATGATAAGTCTAAATCAAAAGACAATCTCAATGCTCGAAAAGATTTGATAGATATGGATATAAGACATGATCTTTGGCCTGATGAAAAGGGGAGATATCGCCTTGCTGTGTTTTCACTAACACGTGATACTAAAAGGTTGTTTCTCAACACATTAAAAAATGTTAGAGTTCCAGATGGTTACTCAAGTAACATTTCTAGATGTGTTGATGAGGTACAACAAAAGATATTTGGTTTGAAAAGTCATGACTGTCATGTTATAATGGAACAACTTCTACCTTTAGCCATTCGCAATTTATTGCCAAACCATGTTACAAAAGTGTTGGTGGagttttgttcattttttagaGTTCTTTGTGGGAAAAGTTTGAATCTTTCCGACCTTGAAAAACTACAAGATCGCGTTGTTATTACACTTTGTCACTTGGAAATGTTATTCCCGCCATCATTCTTCACAGTTATGGTTCATTTAACAGTCCATCTAACAGAGGAGGCGAAACTTGGAGGTCCGGTGCATTATCGATACATGTATCCCATAGAGAG GGAATTAGGTCATTTTAAATCATTTGTACGTAACAAGGCTCAGCCAGAAGGTTCTATAGCCGAGGGTTACTTAGCAGAAGAGTCTCTCACTTTTTGTTCGCGGTACATTGAAGATATCGAGACACGATTCAATAGACCTAGACGTGTTTGTGATGACTTAAATGAGGACGAGTCTTCCTCTGCATCCTCCATCTTCCCTCGACTTGGTAAACCAGTAGGAGCTTCCTCAATGTTCACATTAACTCAAATGCAAAAACTACAAGTCCATCGATATGTTCTATTAAATTGTGCAGCAGTCACACCATTTGTTGA TGAATTTAGAGAATTCATAAAGCGAAGTTCAAGGTCAAGAAGACCTTCAGCTACAGAGATTGAAAAAAGAGTAAATAAAGAGTTTGTTGGTTGGTTTCAAAGATTG ATTTTGAAACCAGAAATAGTCACTACAATGTCGGCTGATCTACAATTTTTAGCGCGTGGTCCTTTGGACAAAGCAAGGAGATTTACTGCTTACAACATTAATGGGTTCAAATTTCGAACTTTAGCTCGAGAGGAAGGATTGAAAACACAAAATAGTGGTGTTTTTTTTAACATCCAACACATCTTGTGTTTCAAGTAG